AGAGCGAGTGTTGTCGTCTCTTTCCTATTGGGCATACTATTCCTATTAGGAATGGTTCCGTATAAAGCCTCCTCCCTGAGGCTTAGGTGGAACCCTTAGAGACAGACATGAATCGCGTGCAAGATACAGAGGATCAAGTCAGCACGGCGCTCACCTTCATTCCACGCTCTCTCGAACGAATCGGCTGCTCACTGCGTGTGCAAACCTCGCAAACGTCAGTCAGTTCTTAGAACCTACGAGTTCGGTGAACCAGAGCGACGATTCAGGATAATTTCGCCAGAGAACATGGTTATCCCGGCCAATATTAGAAGCACCCCGATGACGACCCAGTACGAGATAGTACAGGCGTTACACCCGTTGTAATAGACGACGGCTCTGTTGAAATCCTTTTGCACAGACACTATGCTCAGAGTAAATAGTCGATACATCAATTGTGCGAATGAAACAGTTGGCTCATGTTATAAACTGGAACAAATATTAAATAACAGACGGTTTTTGTTCTGTACATGACTCGTGTAGTATTCCGTGACCTGCTTGCGAGGCGAGAATCGCTAGCAGGTCTATTCTTTCTTGGTGCGCTACTAATACCGGTCGGACTTGTGATTTTTAATGCTGGAAGAACGGTCATGAAATGCTCTCCTGGATCGACGGGGCTGCCGGGAATCGAGGAGGTATACGGAGGGATTTTGGTCGTGACGGATGGCTGTAATCTATATGAAATACCGTTTCTTAGCCTCTTTGGAGTTGTCTTAATGGTTTTAATCCTTGGGTTCGTTGTGGTACGTGGCGTCAAATGACGACGTGTGGCTTATTTACGGACACCACTACTACTTCTCCCCTCAATAGCGTCAACAATTCCTCTATTAACACCCTATATCTGCCAATTAGAGTGATCGGTCGATGTTGTGAGAGAGACAGGCAACGACCAGTTCACGAAACTGCTTCCACCAGTGCCGTGAGCGGACGAATGCGCCGTATTTTCGCTTGAGGCGAGAGTTCACCGTTTCGTTCTGACTGCGCTGACCGTAGAGATCGTCATCCAGCCGAACATTCCACGCCCTGTGAAGTGCCGAGAACTCTCGGTGTTTGATAAGCGGACGAAGATTCTCCTCACGGGCTAACGCCCGAATCTTTTGGTCGCGTCGCAAAGCGGTCTAGAGTTTGCCTCTGGTGCTCTCAATTGAGAGGTCACAGCTCATTGCTGTTTTGGTCGATCGCTGGAGCAGTTCGTCGAGGAACGATTGGTAGTGCTCTGGATCAGCGTACTTCACCAGCCGAAGCTGGAGTATCGCCTCTAATCCCTCCGTTGTCCAGCGCATCCACTGGTTCTTGCACCGTTTGCTGACCTCCCCCATCAACCGTTCGACGGGGTTCGAGGTCCACGGCACCTCGAACCCCTCGACAGCCTGATCGGCAAACGTCACGATTGACGGCAGCCACCGCCGAAGATACCCCGCCGCCTTCTCTGACCCGTACTGATCCAACTGCCACGCTGTCTTCTCGATACGCTCGGTCGTTCGCGCGATCCGTTCGCGGATCGCCGCGAACTCCTCGTCTGGACGGTGTTTAGCGACCGAGTTCTTCAGATGGAACACCTCGTCGATCACCTCCGAGACGATCTCGTTCCGCCGATCCAAGGAGAACACGCCGTCGTCCCAAAGGTTGTAATCAAGCGTCCGACCGACGTGGACGAGATCGAGTTGGTGATTACGATTTTCGTCGGTAAATGCCGTGACGATACCCTCATCAGCGTCACTGACGACCGTCGCGTCGTCAGTGACTGCGTCGATGTCTTCGAGTTCGGCGGCTGTTTCGTCCCAGTCAGCGTTGACCGAGAGATCCAGCAGGGAGCGCGACTCCTCGGCAGTATCTTCGCCGAGCGTGGCCTGGACGGAGTGGTACGAGCGGTCGTCGTCTTGACTGTGGCACTTCGTGCCGTCAGGAATAACAGCGTCAGCGTCTGTGTCAGCGACACAGTCTGAAAGGAACTGCTTGAGCTTGCTGCCGTATTCTCTGGCGCGGCGGTTGATGGTGGTCGGCGACGGCATCTCCGGGAGGATGCCATCGCCGTGGTCAGCAGCATCCCGATAGCTGAGCGAGGTGGCGAGATCGACGCTTTTGGCGGCGATGTCCTGCTGATAGCGGTTTTGCCCGTCGAAGTCGAGAACGTCTTCGACGGGGCGGAAGTAGCTGGGTTCGTCGTGGTCAGCGGCGGTATCTTCGACGTAGTGAAGGTCGAAGTCGTGTTCACCGGCGGTTGTGACGGCTGTACGGGTGTCGGTACCAGCTCGTTGGAAGCGTCGGTCACCGTTGCCAGTAGCGTGTTTCTCACCACAGAGCGCCTCGACGCGGCTCGCGTCGAGGCTCTCGACCAGTCCTTCGAGAAGAACTGATTCGACGTTCTGGTCGGTGATGAACTCGGCGAGCGTGGCGAGCGGTACCGTTTTGTCCTCGTCGATGCTAATCGTCAACCGCACGTCGATTGTGGCGTGCATGGGACACCTCTTGGGTGGACACCAGAGGCGTCCCGTTCCTCACGGGAGCCAGTTGCTACTGAACTCTAGAGGACTTTGCGACGCGACCAAATCCTTGGACTCCAATACCTTGGAAGCCAGAACCAGCCGATGGGGGACACCCTGCCACTTCACATTGGAGTGTGATTCCGGTTGCAATCCCGATTAGTGTGGAAAGGGCACCGATGCCAATGATACCGAGGCCGTACTGGCCAAGACGCCGCAAGGTCATGTCTCAATGATAGTGAACCTCTTGAAAGGCCTTGCGGGCACAAAATCAAACGCAATAACCTGAACTCCTCACTAACCAGATTGTTATTTCCAACCGCTGGACTGACCGAATCAGACGACCCCGATTCTCGGTTTGCGACGTGCAAGACTCGCGCGCTGTATTCAGCACGTCTGTCGAATCATCTCAACAATCGGAGTCTTCGAAATGCTCCACTGACATTCAACACGAACAGCTGGTTCCACACCAGCGCACAAATCTATTAATAGAAAATGTGTCTCAGCGGGGGTAACATTTCGTCATCGCCACCACTGATGAGTAACCTGCCGATGGTGAAAAACTCGTTCATCGAACGATTGCGTGAACTGCGCTCCCATCTTCTGCGAGGTCGGCCTGCCCTGTTCAGCTATCTGGGTCTGTACCGTTCGAGCTGTCGCTGCGTGTTCCCGGATGTCTGGTACGTCGCTGCCCTCGTCGCGACGCTGGGGAGCCTCGACAATCATGGGGGACGTAGATCGGTGACGATGGCTCCCTCGCTACGCACGGCTGGCTCTCTTGGCCAGTCGATGTCCACGGTAGAGGCTAGTAGTATAGCCCGCTTCCGGCAGCGGTATCGACAGATGTAGTGGAATCGTTTCAGTTGGGTGGTCCCCAACACCGGTGTATGAGTCATCTGCTCCCACAGAAACCACTCGTCGACCGCCCAGATCCGGATTCCCGGATCGTCACCCTCGACGACGAGGATGCCGACGAAGTATTTACCACGCTCGGCTCAGATATCAGCCGGGCCGTGCTGGCAGAACTGTATCGAGACCCGGCGACGCAATCGGAACTTGCCGAACGGGTCGACACCTCCATCCAGAACGTCGGCTATCACGTCGAGAACCTTCTCGAGGCAAACCTCATTACCGTCGTCGAGCAGTGGTATTCGAAAAAAGGCGTCGAGATGGACGTCTTCGCTCCGGCTGGGGCCCCGCTGGTCCTTGTCGCCGGCGGTCACGAACGGACCGTCACCGTCGAGACCAACACGACTGCTCCCACGGTAGACAGGCTGGCGAACGGTGACGACTGACCCCGCGTCTGGTGGTGAACGAGCAGGACGCTAGCACCCCGCCCCACGCTCTCCCGAACACTGCAACCGTTACCAACTTCAGTCACCAGCGGCCGATGGCCGCGACCCGGTCGAGGAGTGGCCTCCACCGGCGCCGCTAAACGTCACCGTGAGTCCGTCGACGGTCATCTCCAGGGCAAGCGATTCGAAGTTCGTTTTGAACACGGTCCGATGATGACCCCTGCCATCGTACTGCATCTCCGTCTCGACGAGTCCTGCCTCCTCGAGGGAATTCAACCGTCGATACACCGTCGCCCGGGAGGCGCCACACTCGATAGCGATCTCACGGGCGGGCTTGGCCTCTGTACTGATCATCTCCAGGATCTCCTGTGCGTATGCTGCGTTGAGTCGCGTGAGAATCTCTCTCGACGGGAGCGTGTCCGTGCCCCTCTCTGAGTCCTCGGTCGCTGTCGTGTGGGTGGCTGACATCTTCTGCGCTGAGTAAGACTGTCCCACGACAGCATCCCAAACCTACTGTCAACTGACGTTGTTTCGCCAGGAACCCCCCTGGCTAGTAGTATTGTGTTGTGGCTCTGTGACACGGGCTGTGGATCGCCGTCACTGCCACTGCCCGGTGTTGCGGTCAGTGAAACACGGCGCGGGGACTTAGATGCGAGGCGGACCGACCGGAACAGCTGTATGCGGATCCGTCGGCCCTCCGAACCGCGTCGCCACCTCACACGCCACCTGGACGCATCGATCCCCGGCAGCGCAAGTCACCGCTACTGCTCGAGTCGGCGAGGGAGTCCAGCGAGATGACCGCCGGCCAGTGTCCGGACTCGGCGGCTCCCCCCGCAACTGACGAGGGAGCCGAGCCAGCTACCACGCGGGAGACACACACTGCCGACAGCGTCCCGGAGCAAAACTGGTTACTGGAAACCGACGCCAGCGACCCCCGTCGCGATAGACAGGTACTCGTCGTGGGAGATACCGTCGTCGGGCTCACACTCACCAGCTTGCTCCATCGGCAGGGCTACGATCCCCTCCTCGTGTGCCAGTCCGGTGGCGCTATCGAGTCGCGAGCGACGTTCCTCTCGCAGCCAGCGTGTCGGGTCCTGGATACGCTCGCGATCGACACAGCCTCGTCCGATAACGGAGTTCCGGTCCAGCGTGTCTCGTTCGCACAGGCCAGCGACTCGGCGGAACCGTCGTCTGTCAGTTCGGTGTCCAGCGGTCGAGACGATCCAGGCGCAGTCGTCGTGGATACGCGGTGGCTCACAGACGCTCTCGAAGCGACGCTTCCGGATCGACAGCGCAGCACGGATCGCGCTCTCGCCACGCTCTCGGCACGAGACGATGGGTTGGAAGTCGCGTTCGAGGATGGCATCACCGAGTGGTTCGACGTGCTCGTCGATGCCACTCTCGACGGCGTGGCGCATCGTCTGACACGCACCGGGACGTCAGACCCAGCGACGCTGGCACAGTACGAGGCGGTGGTCGACACGCGGACAGTCGACTCGCCACAGGTTCGGGAGGTCTGGTATTCGAACGCTGTCGCACAACGACTCCCCGTCGCCGGCGGCGCGGAAACACTCGTCCGTCTCACGATCCCTCGGACACCAGTTGCTTCGACCTCGCCCGGCGAGGTCTTCCACGCCCTGATCGACGAGGGCGTCCCCGGGACCCGGATCGACCTCCCCCCAGCGGATGAGTGGGAGTCGACGATGGTTCGACAGTGCGTCGACTGTGGCGACAGCGACCGGATACGGTGGGGAACCGATCGGGTAGTGGCCTGTGGCACAGCGGCCTATCCGACGGTGCCAGCGACCGGGTTTTCGCCCTGGTTCGGCATCGAGAGTGGTCTCGGATTTCTCTCCGAACTGATTCGCGAGACCCGCCCGGTGTCGGACGTGATCGATGCGTACACGCGCCAGCGCTCCCAGCGGCTCGGCGCGCTTCGACGGACAGTCCGAGAGACGAGGGAAGACCACGCGTACCCGGCCCTGGAATCGGCCCCGACGGTACTGGAGCGGGTCGCTGAACTCCGACAACTGACGCTGGGCTCGTTCCTCGACAGTCGGCTCCGGGCGATCCAGTCGGACGGAGCCAGCCCCGCTGATCAGTCCCGGTAGTCAGTCACCCTCGCCAAATAGCAGTTCGAACGTCTGTTGCTCTGCGAGACGGAGGTGTTTGTTGAACGTCGGCTGTGTGATATTCAGCCGAGTAGCGACCTCGCTCCCGTCGTGTTCACGGGGCCACTCGAAGTACCCCGCGGAGAGTGCCGTTCGGACCACCTCGAGTTGCCGGTCGGTGAGCGCGGTTCGGACCTGCTCGTTCAGCTCGGACGGTGTCCGGTCCTGGCGCTGGTGCTGTCGCTGGGCGGTGAGTGCAAGCGACGGGGAAACGTCCCGAATCCGTTCGACAAACGAGCGGACATCTGCTTCTCGCGGGACCTCGACGAGGATGGTCGTCTCGTCCGGGTCTGCGACAGCCTCCCGGAGAATACCCCCGTACTCGGCGATCGGGGAGCCAAACCAGTCAGTCGCATGCGCCTCGACCAGGGTCGATTCCGACCCGTCAGTGACGACGTCGACTGGCCCGGGGAGGCGCTGTTCGGCGATCTCGACCACGTCGGTCGGTGCATCGCCTTCGAAATTGAAATACAGGCTCGTGGAGCCCTCCTGTCCAGCAGCGGTCCGTTCGAGCCTGACGCGACAGTCCGCTTCGGTCGCCGCCTGCGCGAACGGGAGCCCTTCGCCCTCACCGCGGAACTCAAGTTCGACGGTCTCGTCGGACTCGAGGGCCCGGCGGCGCTCGATCGCCGCCAGCGCGTTTGCGATGCTGGCGCCAAGCTGGGAGAGGACGTCCCGTTCGCGCTCGCCGAACTCGTTGGGTGACTCGGCGCCCACAGTCAACACGCCACGCGTGATGTCGTCGTATGTCAGCGGGACCGCACAGAGGGACTGGTACCCCTCGGAGAGACCAATCCGCCGCCAGTCGTCTGCTGGCCCGTCGGCGACGAGCGAGTCCGCTACCTGCAGCTGGTCGCTCGTCCAGGCCTCGACTGCGGGGTGTGGATCCACAGTCTCACCCGCCGTCGTCAGATCCATTGATTCGACGTGTTGCGCCGTCGTCCCGACGATAGCGCGAGGTACGAGACGGTCGGATCCGGCGTCGACGCCGCCGATCCACGCCAGATCGTACGGGCCCGTATCGACGAGGCGTTCACAGACTGCCTGTTCAACGTCGGCACTGCTCGAGGCTTCGGTGATCGCGGCCTCGACCCGCTGTGTGAGGCGAGCGATGCGGTCCAGCAGCTCCGCTCGCTCTGTCTGTGTCTGCAGTTCCGCCTCTCGAGCGGCGAGCCGTCGCTGTCCTTCGAGATGATTGAGTGCTGCCTCAAGCGTCGCGGCGAGCACGTGGGCGGCCTGCACCGACTCCGCACCTAACGATCCGTCGTGAGTGCCCACGAGGAGGGTGCCGTGGCTCCCCAGCGAGAGCGCGCGCCATGCCGAGAGATCCGCCAGTCCTGTCGTGGATCCGGAGTCGGCTTGTTCACTGTGAGAGCCCGGTCTCTGTTCGCCCCCGTCGGATGTGACGCTCGTGCCGGCCGCGAACCCCTCCCAGAGTGGGCTCGAACCAGGACCGATGGGCTCGTTCGCCATGTCTGACGGGAGTTGCCCGGCCAGCACCTCCGGTCTGAGGACCCCCTCATCGTCGTCGTACAGGAAGGCCCCGACCGCAGGGAGATTGAGGGTCTCGGCAGCCGCCTCGACAGCGATCCGCGTCGCCTCTTCGGGTGTGTTCGCCGTGGCGAGGTCATCGGTCGCGTCGTCGAACGAGGCGATACGCCGCTCTCGCTGTTTCCGCTCGGTGACGTCCCGGCTGACGATTACGAGCCGCGTCTGGCCATCGTCCCACTCCGTCGGATAGTAGTCCGACTTGACCCAGCGGGTCGCGCCATCGTGTCGACTGATTCGGTACTCCCTGGAGTACCTCTCGGCCGCCGTTCCCGCTCGAACATCCGCGACGATGTCCTCGACGAACTGCCGGTAGGCATCTGCGTCCTGTGGATGGAGCGTGCTGAAGAACCCCTCGTCGTACGCTTCGATGAGCTCCTCGAGAGACTGTCCCCAGATGTCCTCGTATCCGGAACTCACGTAATCGGGGGCCCGTGATCCGGAGGTGATCGCCTCGGCACGCGTGATGAGGATCGCTTCGTCGATCCGATCGAGGACTGCACGGAGTCTTCGTTCGCTACGGCGTCGATCCGTGACGTCCCGGTTGAGCGAGACGTACCGCTGTTCCCCACTGAGTTCGATACTCGTCCCTTTGACCTCCAGCCAGCGGATCTCCCCGTCGCTGGTCTCGACGGCCCACTCCGTCTGTCTGGGCCCGTCGGCGTCGAGGACCGTCTCGACGAACTCCCTCGCGCGGTCGATCGTATAGCCCCGGTCGGCCGCGCTGAATCCAGCGACTCCCATCTCCAGTATCTCCTCGCGGTCGTAGCCCAGCATGTCACAGAACGTCTCGTTGACGTCGACGAGTTCTGCCGTCTCGGGATCGTGGACCGTGATCGAATCGGTGACACCGTCGAAGATCTGTTCGTACTCGCGTTCGCGGCGCTTGCGTTCGGTGATGTCGTGCAGGAGTGCGACAATGCGTTGCTCGCCCGCGATCTCACCCAGCTCGTGTCTGGCTCGGACCCATACTGTCTCACCGTCGGCCGTCTCGAGGGCCCATTCGAACTCCTGTCCGCCTTCACGGACGGACTCCTGGATCAGGCGTCTGGCTTCCGCAGCAGTGGCTCCCTCGTCCGTGGCCTGGAACTCCGATAACGGTCGCTCGATGAACGCATCACGGTCGTAACCCAACAGGTCGGCGACCTGTCGGTTGGCGGTGACCACGTCACCGCTCTCCGGGTCGTGGACGACGATTCCGTCGCCGGCCATCTCGAAGATCTGTTCGTACTCGCGCTCGCGGCGCTTTCGCTCGGTGATGTCCGTGACGCGGCCGACGACGCGGTCGACGTCGCCACGCGCGTTCCGGATCGGGAATCGGGTGACTGCGACCCACCGCGTCTCACCGTCCCGGTCGATGCGATACTGGCCTTCGTACGTGTCCTGTGGCTCGCCGGCAGCCACATCGTCGATCAGTCGCTGGACGTCGGCCTCGTATCTCGCCCGGTCGTCCGGGTGAGCGACGTCGATGAACGATGTCGGCTCCTCGTAGAGCTCCTCGACAGGCCGTCCGTAGATGTCCTCGTACGCCGGGTTGATGTACAGCATCTCGGAGAAGTCGGCCGTCGTGAGATAGACGATCTCGTCGATATGTTCGGCGATGAGACGGAATCGACGCTCACTTTCGCGGCGTTCCTGAGCCTGCTGGACCCGATCGAGTGCCGTCGTCGCGTGTCGGGCGAGAATCCGCGCGGCATTGAGCGTGACTGCGTCGATGTGCCTGGGTTCCGGTGCTGCTGCCGAGACGAGGCCGTGACCGTCGAGCGGGATGAGCGCTGTCTCCGGGGCTTGCTCTTCCCCGGGGCCCGTCTCAGGCTCGATCACGCGTAGCGCTTCCTCCTGATACGCATCGTACGGAACCGAACCAGGCTCGATGACGTCGGACCCGGCCAACCCCGCTGTGGGACCACGCTCCGAACCGCTACGCACGACGGGGGTCAGTTCCGGGCCGTCGTCCGTTGCACGCCAGCAGGTCGGCGCTGTCAGGTCGAGCACGTCCCTGACGGCATCCGTGACGGCTTCGCACACGGCCTGTGCCGTCTCGGCAGTCTGGACGGCTTCGGTCGACTCGTGGAGGGAGCGGACCATTCGCTCGCGCCGCTTTCGTTCCGTGACATCGGTGTACCAGACGTACGCATCGGCGACGCCGCTCTCGCCCTGGCCAGCGTCGAAGTGAATTACGTTGAAGAGAAACTCGCGGATTCCACTCGCCGTCTGCCGTGGTGCAGTCGCGTTGACACGGTCACCGCTCGCTGCTTGCCGTCGGAAGCGGTCGAAGTCGTCGTGTTCGTCCTCCGGAACGAGTATCTCGGCCACGGTCGCCCCGACGACCTCCTCGGCAGCGTACCCGAAGACCGCCTCGAATGCGGGATTGACCTCCCTGATGATCGGCTCGTCGTCCTCGTCGAACCGAACCCGGACGACTGGGTCGGGGTTGTTCTCGAACAGTATCGATCGGCGGTCCCGTTCCTGTTCGAGCCGTCGCTCGTACTCGGTACGCGCGGTCACGTCCCGTGACAAGGCGAGGACACGGTCTTCTCCCGCAATGGTGGCCGGTGCCAGATTCGTCTCTAACCGTCGCTGTGCCCCGGCAGCAGTTTCGATCGTCCACTCGACGGTCTCGGCTTCTCCGGTCGCCGCGACACGTTGCTGGCGTTCGTAGGGTGTTCCCGACCCGAAGCCGGCATCGGACACGCTGAGTCCGCTGATACCCAACTCCAGCAGCGTCGCGCGGTTGTATCCCGTCAGTTCGGTCATCGTCTGATTGACGTCGACGATCCGTTCGTTCCAGGGGTCGTGGACGGAGATGACGTCGTTGACGTTGTCGAACACCTGCCGGTACTTCCGTTCCTCTCGGCGGCGTTCGGTGATGTCCACCGACGTCGTTAGCACTACTTCACGGCCACCGACGTGGACTGTCCGCAGGCGCGCTTCTGTCCACCGGACCCCACCCTCGGCTGTCTGGAGTGGCCACTCGATCTCGAGTTCCCCGTCCTGTTGTGTCACACTCGACACGACCTGCGTTATCCACTCGTGGTCGTATCCGGGGAGATCAGCAGTGAACTCGCCGAGCCGCATCGACTTTACTTCCGCCCGATCGTGGCCGAGTAGTTCACAGAGTGTCTCGTTGGCGTGGAGCATCTCGCCCGAGTCCGGATCGTGGAGAATGGCGACGCCCCCGACGTTATCGTATATCTCACGTGCGCTGGTCTGTGCGTGTTCTCGTTCGACGGTTGTCCGAAGGCGCTCTCCCAGTACGCTCGGGGCTGTCTCAGCCAGTCCGCGCGGAAGCCACTCTGTCGCACCGACCGACAGTACGTCCCCGACGGACTCCTCGTCGTCACTTTCCCCCAGGACGACGACCGGCGTGGTCGGCTGTTCAGCCGTCCATCGCTGCACGATGTCGACGATATCGTCCTCTCCCGGGCCGCTGCTTACGAGCAGGCAATCGGTCTCTGTGGCTGTGTCCCCGTGGGTCTCCCCTGTGGGGCCCGTTTCGAGTGAGAGCCCAGCCCCCTGTTCCAGTGCCGACCGAAGCTCGCCGTCCGGATCTGCCCCCACAAGCAGGAACGAAAACGAGCGAGAGCCACCAGCAAACATAGATACTACCTGACACTCGAACCCCGTAAATTGATGGTACGGAGTCACCACGGCGTCCAGACGCCGCAGCACCCGACGGAGTGGTGCGTTCGCGCAATGTACCTCAGCGAGTCGTGCCGGAGAAGCGTCGATAGCTGACGAGTAGCAAGACGACACC
The DNA window shown above is from Haloarcula halobia and carries:
- a CDS encoding ISH6 family transposase, with the protein product MHATIDVRLTISIDEDKTVPLATLAEFITDQNVESVLLEGLVESLDASRVEALCGEKHATGNGDRRFQRAGTDTRTAVTTAGEHDFDLHYVEDTAADHDEPSYFRPVEDVLDFDGQNRYQQDIAAKSVDLATSLSYRDAADHGDGILPEMPSPTTINRRAREYGSKLKQFLSDCVADTDADAVIPDGTKCHSQDDDRSYHSVQATLGEDTAEESRSLLDLSVNADWDETAAELEDIDAVTDDATVVSDADEGIVTAFTDENRNHQLDLVHVGRTLDYNLWDDGVFSLDRRNEIVSEVIDEVFHLKNSVAKHRPDEEFAAIRERIARTTERIEKTAWQLDQYGSEKAAGYLRRWLPSIVTFADQAVEGFEVPWTSNPVERLMGEVSKRCKNQWMRWTTEGLEAILQLRLVKYADPEHYQSFLDELLQRSTKTAMSCDLSIESTRGKL
- a CDS encoding ArsR/SmtB family transcription factor, giving the protein MSHLLPQKPLVDRPDPDSRIVTLDDEDADEVFTTLGSDISRAVLAELYRDPATQSELAERVDTSIQNVGYHVENLLEANLITVVEQWYSKKGVEMDVFAPAGAPLVLVAGGHERTVTVETNTTAPTVDRLANGDD
- a CDS encoding ArsR/SmtB family transcription factor, with protein sequence MSATHTTATEDSERGTDTLPSREILTRLNAAYAQEILEMISTEAKPAREIAIECGASRATVYRRLNSLEEAGLVETEMQYDGRGHHRTVFKTNFESLALEMTVDGLTVTFSGAGGGHSSTGSRPSAAGD
- a CDS encoding FAD-dependent oxidoreductase; this encodes MTAGQCPDSAAPPATDEGAEPATTRETHTADSVPEQNWLLETDASDPRRDRQVLVVGDTVVGLTLTSLLHRQGYDPLLVCQSGGAIESRATFLSQPACRVLDTLAIDTASSDNGVPVQRVSFAQASDSAEPSSVSSVSSGRDDPGAVVVDTRWLTDALEATLPDRQRSTDRALATLSARDDGLEVAFEDGITEWFDVLVDATLDGVAHRLTRTGTSDPATLAQYEAVVDTRTVDSPQVREVWYSNAVAQRLPVAGGAETLVRLTIPRTPVASTSPGEVFHALIDEGVPGTRIDLPPADEWESTMVRQCVDCGDSDRIRWGTDRVVACGTAAYPTVPATGFSPWFGIESGLGFLSELIRETRPVSDVIDAYTRQRSQRLGALRRTVRETREDHAYPALESAPTVLERVAELRQLTLGSFLDSRLRAIQSDGASPADQSR
- a CDS encoding PAS domain S-box protein, with translation MSVGATEWLPRGLAETAPSVLGERLRTTVEREHAQTSAREIYDNVGGVAILHDPDSGEMLHANETLCELLGHDRAEVKSMRLGEFTADLPGYDHEWITQVVSSVTQQDGELEIEWPLQTAEGGVRWTEARLRTVHVGGREVVLTTSVDITERRREERKYRQVFDNVNDVISVHDPWNERIVDVNQTMTELTGYNRATLLELGISGLSVSDAGFGSGTPYERQQRVAATGEAETVEWTIETAAGAQRRLETNLAPATIAGEDRVLALSRDVTARTEYERRLEQERDRRSILFENNPDPVVRVRFDEDDEPIIREVNPAFEAVFGYAAEEVVGATVAEILVPEDEHDDFDRFRRQAASGDRVNATAPRQTASGIREFLFNVIHFDAGQGESGVADAYVWYTDVTERKRRERMVRSLHESTEAVQTAETAQAVCEAVTDAVRDVLDLTAPTCWRATDDGPELTPVVRSGSERGPTAGLAGSDVIEPGSVPYDAYQEEALRVIEPETGPGEEQAPETALIPLDGHGLVSAAAPEPRHIDAVTLNAARILARHATTALDRVQQAQERRESERRFRLIAEHIDEIVYLTTADFSEMLYINPAYEDIYGRPVEELYEEPTSFIDVAHPDDRARYEADVQRLIDDVAAGEPQDTYEGQYRIDRDGETRWVAVTRFPIRNARGDVDRVVGRVTDITERKRREREYEQIFEMAGDGIVVHDPESGDVVTANRQVADLLGYDRDAFIERPLSEFQATDEGATAAEARRLIQESVREGGQEFEWALETADGETVWVRARHELGEIAGEQRIVALLHDITERKRREREYEQIFDGVTDSITVHDPETAELVDVNETFCDMLGYDREEILEMGVAGFSAADRGYTIDRAREFVETVLDADGPRQTEWAVETSDGEIRWLEVKGTSIELSGEQRYVSLNRDVTDRRRSERRLRAVLDRIDEAILITRAEAITSGSRAPDYVSSGYEDIWGQSLEELIEAYDEGFFSTLHPQDADAYRQFVEDIVADVRAGTAAERYSREYRISRHDGATRWVKSDYYPTEWDDGQTRLVIVSRDVTERKQRERRIASFDDATDDLATANTPEEATRIAVEAAAETLNLPAVGAFLYDDDEGVLRPEVLAGQLPSDMANEPIGPGSSPLWEGFAAGTSVTSDGGEQRPGSHSEQADSGSTTGLADLSAWRALSLGSHGTLLVGTHDGSLGAESVQAAHVLAATLEAALNHLEGQRRLAAREAELQTQTERAELLDRIARLTQRVEAAITEASSSADVEQAVCERLVDTGPYDLAWIGGVDAGSDRLVPRAIVGTTAQHVESMDLTTAGETVDPHPAVEAWTSDQLQVADSLVADGPADDWRRIGLSEGYQSLCAVPLTYDDITRGVLTVGAESPNEFGERERDVLSQLGASIANALAAIERRRALESDETVELEFRGEGEGLPFAQAATEADCRVRLERTAAGQEGSTSLYFNFEGDAPTDVVEIAEQRLPGPVDVVTDGSESTLVEAHATDWFGSPIAEYGGILREAVADPDETTILVEVPREADVRSFVERIRDVSPSLALTAQRQHQRQDRTPSELNEQVRTALTDRQLEVVRTALSAGYFEWPREHDGSEVATRLNITQPTFNKHLRLAEQQTFELLFGEGD